The Streptomyces europaeiscabiei genome window below encodes:
- a CDS encoding prephenate dehydrogenase produces the protein MRTALVIGTGLIGTSAALALAQRGVAVHLTDHDPQQARTAAALGAGTEEAPGGPVDLAIVAAPPAHVAATLADAMRRGLARGYLDVASVKGGPRRELEELGLDLSAYIGSHPMSGREKSGPLAATGDLFEGRPWVLTPTRDTDTEVLNLALELVSHCRAVPVVMDADAHDRAVALVSHMPHLVSSLVAARLEHAEESAVRLCGQGIRDVTRIAASDPRMWIDILSANPGPVADLLADVSADLDETVQALRALQASDEAKRREGATGIEDVLRRGNAGQVRVPGKHGSAPRAYEVVAVFIDDQPGQLARIFADAGAAGINIEDVRIEHATGQQAGLVQLLVEPKAAVVLTGALRERGWAIRQ, from the coding sequence GTGAGAACCGCACTCGTCATCGGCACCGGGCTGATCGGCACCTCCGCCGCCCTCGCCCTGGCCCAGCGCGGTGTCGCCGTCCACCTCACGGACCACGACCCGCAGCAGGCCCGTACGGCGGCCGCGCTCGGCGCCGGCACGGAAGAGGCACCCGGGGGCCCGGTGGACCTCGCGATCGTCGCGGCCCCGCCCGCACATGTGGCCGCGACCCTCGCCGACGCCATGCGCCGGGGCCTCGCGCGCGGCTACCTCGACGTGGCCTCCGTCAAGGGCGGCCCCCGTCGTGAGCTGGAGGAGCTGGGCCTCGACCTCTCCGCCTACATCGGCAGCCACCCCATGTCGGGCCGCGAGAAGTCCGGGCCGCTGGCCGCCACCGGTGACCTCTTCGAGGGCCGGCCCTGGGTACTCACCCCGACCCGGGACACCGACACCGAGGTCCTGAACCTCGCGCTGGAGCTGGTCTCGCACTGCCGGGCCGTCCCGGTGGTCATGGACGCGGACGCCCACGACCGGGCCGTCGCCCTCGTCTCGCACATGCCGCACCTCGTGTCCAGCCTGGTCGCCGCACGGCTGGAGCACGCCGAGGAGTCGGCCGTACGGCTGTGCGGGCAGGGCATCCGGGACGTGACCAGGATCGCGGCCTCCGACCCGCGCATGTGGATCGACATCCTCTCCGCCAACCCCGGTCCGGTCGCCGACCTCCTCGCCGACGTCTCGGCCGACCTCGACGAGACCGTCCAGGCTCTGCGGGCCCTCCAGGCATCCGACGAGGCCAAGCGCCGCGAGGGCGCCACCGGCATCGAGGACGTCCTGCGCCGGGGCAATGCCGGTCAGGTCCGGGTCCCCGGCAAGCACGGGTCCGCTCCGCGGGCCTACGAGGTGGTGGCGGTGTTCATCGACGACCAGCCGGGGCAGCTGGCCCGTATCTTCGCCGACGCGGGGGCCGCCGGGATCAACATCGAGGACGTGCGCATCGAGCACGCCACCGGGCAGCAGGCCGGCCTGGTGCAGCTGTTGGTGGAGCCGAAGGCGGCGGTGGTGTTGACCGGGGCGTTGCGGGAGCGGGGCTGGGCGATTCGGCAGTAG
- a CDS encoding ABC transporter substrate-binding protein: MRHRARAAETAAAGLLLLLATACGSRLPESDFEGRGATTAPASAEPLRVGIITSVTSPVGGTAFTGPRDGAKAYFAALNARGGIDGRRVEVRECDDGGSGVGNNECVHRLVEEDEVVALVATTALDYAGASRVARARVPDIGGQPIGPAYDTYPYLYSVYGSLAPRSGTTGWDGRQYGGTEVYRYFKRAHGARTAAVVSYNQSASAAYARLVVQGLKAEGYEVVTEQVDFALPNFRAAAADIKEQGVDLVFDAIDGHGNARLCEAMDEAGVELTAKVTNVQNWTSTVAEDYKDAPRCRNALWATGSSRNHADDADEAVREFRDATKRLKTHSQWQLEGWAAAMWFTDAARSCAGDEEGVTRACVDRFMNRDEPYSADGLLVPVRFERLTEPPRTRRTCVSVARWQDGKGWVGQGDMNDTCFDVPQLPYRP; this comes from the coding sequence ATGCGACACCGGGCCCGGGCTGCTGAGACGGCTGCCGCAGGCCTGCTGCTCCTGCTGGCGACGGCCTGCGGGAGCCGGCTTCCGGAGAGCGACTTCGAGGGACGGGGGGCCACCACGGCACCGGCGAGTGCCGAGCCGTTGCGCGTCGGGATCATCACCAGCGTCACCAGCCCCGTCGGCGGTACCGCTTTCACCGGGCCGCGCGACGGGGCGAAGGCCTACTTCGCCGCGCTCAACGCGCGCGGGGGCATCGACGGCCGCCGCGTCGAGGTGCGGGAGTGCGACGACGGCGGCAGCGGCGTGGGCAACAACGAGTGCGTGCACCGACTAGTGGAGGAGGACGAGGTGGTGGCGCTCGTCGCCACCACCGCCCTCGACTACGCGGGCGCCTCCCGTGTCGCACGCGCGCGCGTGCCCGACATCGGCGGCCAGCCCATCGGCCCGGCGTACGACACGTACCCGTACCTGTACAGCGTCTACGGCAGCCTCGCGCCCCGCAGCGGCACGACCGGCTGGGACGGCAGGCAGTACGGCGGCACCGAGGTCTACCGCTACTTCAAGCGTGCGCACGGCGCCCGTACCGCCGCCGTGGTCTCGTACAACCAGTCCGCGTCGGCCGCGTACGCGCGCCTGGTCGTGCAGGGGCTGAAGGCCGAGGGGTACGAAGTGGTCACCGAGCAGGTCGACTTCGCGCTGCCCAACTTCCGCGCGGCCGCCGCCGACATCAAGGAACAGGGCGTCGACCTGGTCTTCGACGCCATCGACGGCCACGGCAACGCCCGGCTCTGCGAGGCGATGGACGAGGCGGGCGTCGAACTCACCGCCAAGGTCACCAATGTGCAGAACTGGACCTCCACGGTCGCCGAGGACTACAAGGACGCCCCGCGCTGTCGCAACGCCCTGTGGGCCACCGGCTCCAGCCGCAACCACGCGGACGACGCCGACGAGGCCGTACGGGAGTTCCGGGACGCGACGAAACGTCTGAAGACGCACTCCCAGTGGCAGTTGGAGGGCTGGGCGGCCGCCATGTGGTTCACGGACGCGGCGCGCTCGTGCGCGGGGGACGAGGAAGGTGTGACGCGCGCGTGTGTCGACCGGTTCATGAACCGCGACGAGCCCTACAGCGCCGACGGACTGCTCGTGCCCGTCCGCTTCGAGCGGCTCACCGAGCCCCCGAGGACACGCCGGACGTGTGTGTCGGTGGCCCGCTGGCAGGACGGTAAGGGGTGGGTGGGCCAGGGGGACATGAACGACACCTGTTTCGACGTTCCACAGCTTCCTTACCGGCCCTGA
- the aroH gene encoding chorismate mutase, producing MAVRAVRGAVQLERDEAGHMDEQVGELLTAVLERNGLTPDDLISIWFTATPDLHSDFPAAAARKLGIVDVPLICAQELDIEGAMPRVVRILAHIESDRPRSEIAHVYLGTAAALRKDIAQ from the coding sequence GTGGCGGTACGAGCGGTCCGGGGCGCCGTCCAACTCGAGCGGGACGAGGCGGGGCACATGGACGAGCAGGTGGGCGAGCTGCTCACCGCGGTCCTGGAGCGCAACGGGCTCACCCCGGACGACCTGATCAGCATCTGGTTCACGGCCACCCCCGACCTGCACAGCGATTTCCCGGCCGCCGCGGCCCGCAAGCTCGGCATCGTCGACGTACCGCTGATCTGCGCGCAGGAACTGGACATCGAGGGCGCCATGCCCCGGGTGGTCCGGATCCTCGCGCACATCGAGTCTGACCGGCCGCGCTCCGAGATCGCGCACGTCTACCTGGGCACCGCGGCCGCACTCCGCAAGGACATCGCCCAGTGA
- a CDS encoding LysM peptidoglycan-binding domain-containing protein has product MSECGDTARGSARKKRTTAVLAGAALLAPLGLLAVTGTASAADSGVWDRIAKCESGGDWHINTGNGYYGGLQFAAPTWRAYGGSAYAATADKASKAQQIAIATKVQRAQGWGAWPTCAGRAGASGSAPAAPSTGSAPTGSTGSADPTGPGKSAEAAPSKAPSRPAGHADRSASRGDYTVRRGDTLSGVAARHGTTWRQVYAANRAVIGGDPDMIVPGQRLDL; this is encoded by the coding sequence ATGTCCGAATGTGGCGATACCGCGCGCGGCAGCGCTCGAAAGAAGCGCACGACGGCGGTCCTCGCCGGGGCGGCACTGCTCGCCCCGCTCGGCCTCCTGGCCGTCACCGGCACCGCCTCGGCGGCCGACAGCGGAGTGTGGGACCGCATCGCCAAGTGCGAGAGCGGCGGCGACTGGCACATCAACACCGGCAACGGCTACTACGGCGGCCTCCAGTTCGCAGCCCCCACCTGGCGTGCCTACGGCGGCAGCGCCTACGCGGCCACCGCCGACAAGGCCTCCAAGGCCCAGCAGATCGCGATCGCCACGAAGGTCCAGCGCGCCCAGGGCTGGGGAGCGTGGCCCACCTGCGCCGGGCGCGCCGGAGCGTCCGGCAGCGCACCCGCGGCGCCCTCCACCGGCTCGGCCCCCACCGGATCGACCGGGTCGGCCGACCCCACCGGGCCCGGGAAATCCGCCGAGGCGGCCCCGTCGAAGGCGCCGTCGCGCCCCGCCGGCCACGCGGACCGCAGTGCCTCCCGCGGTGACTACACCGTCCGCCGGGGCGACACGCTCAGCGGTGTCGCCGCCCGGCACGGGACCACCTGGCGGCAGGTGTACGCCGCCAACAGGGCCGTCATAGGCGGCGACCCCGACATGATCGTGCCGGGCCAGCGGCTCGACCTCTGA
- a CDS encoding ABC transporter permease subunit, with the protein MASLSYDLTLAGLSVGSAAALTGIGLIVTYRATGVLNFAHGAIAMVCAYLLRQFTVEWGWPLWLGALVTLFLVAPAVGLALERLVFRPLAVLGNDPAQTLVASIGVFVLLVGGAALLWGQGARDDAPTLVSADPWDQLAVAVAIAATVGAVTRWTRFGRELRAVVDDRSLAVLGGIDADRVAAAGWAFGSFTAGLTGVLLAPYVRLDPYGMPLLVMEVVAVAVAARMRSLPVAVLVALGIGIAQSQLTRLHPSGWAEPLLQAVGANLFVVALLIAALVLPGVGTRDVLPRAATAPVRAPVGAWIVALLLFLIPLGFAGEDLHTAVQVPALGVVLLSLVVVTGRGGQISLGQAAYAGLGALFTALLSAGRLPFLPALPELTALLVAVLLVAPLGLLTGWPAISRHGLALALATFAVGVGVSRFVFAQPYATSGLTLTRPPGFEGDRAYYVLELGLLSAALLATHALRRGRTGRALAAMRDHESGASAAGVRVPSLKLAAFVTGAALAALGGGMLAMGVRAFDPTAYDPVRGLLWFAAIVVLGADSTLGALAAAALLVGLDAGTEGGVAAAVVGVLAVLVGRFPGGPYEAVRAGSARLRRGAGARRGLTAAGVRARERVRAGVPGSVAPGRGAASTRGSAQDASGAWARRGVGAATGATLAAADGSMRDGGVAGAAEQDAPGRADRADGPAVGRSPAVRRDGPGLTAPGGRRSRGGIGRRRRASAPDRPAPQDQGQPAERKPGMAEPSERRPGMAEPSERRPGVTEPSERGGARAGTVAQPSPPGLDFPAGHRHGTGPASLPRPATTPAPAPRFPGAVPPPAPSLQARRLRLGYGGFTALDGVDLDVLPGWVSAVVGPNGAGKSTLFHCLTGTLRPGTGQVRLGGRDITRLPAHARTRLGIARTFQQLAVFPSLTVAENVRVGAEQGRVADPEAVEAALRLFGLDGAVRTAPAAGLPTGTLRRVELARALAGSPRVLLLDEPAAGLDTAEVAALARVLRALADDGMALLVVEHDLDLVADLADVVHVMAAGRIVTSGPADHVLRSPGTLDPHDPAVER; encoded by the coding sequence ATGGCGTCCCTGAGTTACGACCTCACGCTGGCCGGACTGTCGGTCGGCAGCGCGGCGGCCCTCACCGGAATCGGCCTGATCGTGACGTACCGGGCGACCGGAGTGCTCAACTTCGCGCACGGGGCGATCGCGATGGTGTGCGCGTATCTGCTGCGCCAGTTCACCGTGGAGTGGGGGTGGCCCCTCTGGCTCGGCGCCCTCGTGACCCTGTTCCTGGTCGCCCCCGCCGTCGGCCTCGCCCTGGAACGCCTCGTGTTCCGCCCGCTCGCCGTGCTCGGCAACGACCCGGCACAGACCCTGGTCGCCTCGATCGGCGTCTTCGTCCTCCTGGTCGGCGGGGCCGCGCTGCTGTGGGGCCAGGGGGCGCGGGACGACGCCCCGACGTTGGTGTCGGCCGACCCGTGGGATCAGCTGGCGGTGGCCGTGGCGATCGCGGCGACCGTGGGTGCGGTCACCCGCTGGACTCGCTTCGGCCGCGAACTCCGTGCCGTCGTGGACGACCGGTCCCTCGCCGTCCTCGGCGGCATCGACGCGGACCGGGTCGCCGCCGCGGGCTGGGCGTTCGGCTCGTTCACGGCGGGTCTGACGGGCGTCCTGCTGGCCCCCTACGTACGCCTCGACCCGTACGGCATGCCGCTGCTGGTGATGGAAGTGGTCGCCGTGGCGGTCGCCGCCCGGATGCGCAGCCTCCCGGTGGCCGTGCTGGTCGCACTGGGCATCGGGATCGCCCAGAGCCAGCTGACCCGGCTCCACCCGTCGGGCTGGGCGGAGCCGTTGCTCCAGGCCGTCGGCGCCAACCTCTTCGTCGTGGCCCTCCTGATCGCGGCCCTCGTCCTGCCCGGCGTGGGCACCCGCGACGTGCTGCCCCGCGCGGCGACCGCGCCGGTCCGCGCACCCGTCGGAGCGTGGATCGTGGCGCTTCTGCTGTTCCTGATCCCGCTGGGCTTCGCGGGCGAGGACCTGCACACGGCCGTCCAGGTACCGGCGCTGGGCGTGGTCCTGCTCTCCCTGGTGGTGGTGACGGGCAGGGGCGGCCAGATCTCCCTGGGCCAGGCGGCGTACGCGGGTCTGGGCGCGCTCTTCACGGCACTGCTGTCGGCCGGCCGCCTCCCCTTCCTCCCCGCGCTCCCCGAACTGACCGCCCTCCTGGTGGCCGTACTCCTCGTGGCCCCCCTGGGCCTGCTGACCGGCTGGCCCGCCATCAGCCGTCACGGTCTGGCGCTGGCCCTCGCCACGTTCGCCGTGGGCGTCGGCGTGAGCCGCTTCGTCTTCGCCCAGCCGTACGCGACCTCGGGCCTCACCCTCACCCGCCCCCCGGGCTTCGAGGGCGACCGCGCCTACTACGTCCTGGAGCTGGGTCTGCTGTCCGCGGCCCTCCTGGCCACCCACGCCCTGCGCCGCGGCCGCACGGGCCGGGCCCTCGCCGCCATGCGCGACCACGAGTCGGGCGCGTCGGCGGCAGGCGTACGCGTCCCCTCGCTGAAGCTGGCGGCGTTCGTGACGGGCGCCGCCCTGGCCGCCCTCGGCGGCGGCATGCTCGCCATGGGCGTCCGCGCCTTCGACCCCACCGCCTACGACCCCGTCCGCGGCCTTCTCTGGTTCGCCGCGATCGTCGTCCTGGGCGCCGACAGCACGCTCGGCGCGCTCGCGGCGGCCGCCCTGCTGGTCGGCCTGGACGCGGGCACCGAGGGCGGTGTGGCCGCGGCGGTCGTCGGCGTCCTGGCGGTACTGGTGGGCCGTTTCCCCGGCGGGCCCTACGAGGCGGTCCGGGCGGGATCCGCACGCCTGCGCCGGGGAGCGGGGGCCCGACGCGGGCTCACGGCGGCGGGGGTACGGGCTCGGGAGCGGGTGCGCGCCGGTGTGCCGGGGTCGGTCGCCCCGGGCCGGGGTGCGGCTTCGACGCGGGGCTCTGCACAGGACGCGAGCGGCGCATGGGCGAGGCGGGGCGTGGGTGCTGCCACAGGGGCGACGCTCGCCGCGGCGGACGGATCGATGCGGGACGGCGGCGTCGCGGGTGCGGCTGAGCAGGACGCGCCCGGCAGGGCCGACCGGGCCGACGGCCCAGCGGTGGGCAGGAGCCCGGCCGTGCGCCGCGACGGGCCCGGCCTAACGGCCCCGGGCGGCCGGCGGAGCCGTGGCGGAATCGGTCGACGGCGGCGGGCATCGGCGCCGGATCGACCAGCGCCGCAGGACCAGGGACAGCCCGCCGAGAGGAAGCCGGGAATGGCGGAGCCCTCCGAGAGAAGGCCGGGAATGGCGGAGCCCTCCGAGAGAAGGCCGGGAGTGACGGAGCCCTCCGAGCGTGGCGGGGCGCGGGCCGGCACGGTGGCGCAGCCGTCCCCTCCCGGCCTCGACTTTCCCGCCGGGCACCGGCACGGGACCGGCCCGGCCTCCCTTCCTCGGCCGGCCACCACCCCTGCCCCCGCCCCGCGCTTCCCTGGCGCCGTCCCTCCTCCTGCTCCCTCGCTCCAAGCCCGCCGCCTCCGCCTCGGATACGGCGGGTTCACGGCCCTCGACGGTGTCGATCTCGACGTCCTCCCGGGGTGGGTCAGTGCGGTGGTGGGCCCCAACGGTGCCGGGAAGAGCACGCTCTTCCACTGTCTGACCGGGACGCTGCGGCCCGGCACCGGCCAGGTGCGCCTGGGCGGGCGGGACATCACGCGGCTGCCCGCGCACGCCCGCACCCGGCTCGGGATCGCCCGGACGTTTCAACAGCTGGCTGTCTTCCCGTCGTTGACCGTGGCCGAGAACGTGCGGGTGGGCGCCGAGCAAGGGCGGGTCGCCGATCCGGAAGCCGTGGAGGCGGCGTTGCGGCTGTTCGGGCTGGACGGGGCCGTGCGGACGGCGCCGGCGGCCGGGCTGCCGACCGGGACGCTGCGGCGGGTCGAGCTGGCGCGGGCGCTCGCCGGGAGCCCGCGCGTGCTGCTGCTCGACGAACCCGCCGCCGGACTCGACACGGCCGAGGTGGCCGCCCTCGCCCGCGTGCTGCGCGCCCTCGCCGACGACGGCATGGCCCTGCTGGTCGTCGAGCACGACCTCGACCTCGTCGCGGACCTCGCGGACGTCGTGCACGTCATGGCGGCGGGCCGGATCGTCACCTCCGGCCCCGCCGACCACGTCCTCCGTTCACCGGGCACGCTCGACCCGCACGACCCGGCGGTCGAACGATGA
- the cmk gene encoding (d)CMP kinase, giving the protein MERATVIVAIDGPSGTGKSSTSKAVAAQLGLSYLDTGAQYRAITWWMVNNAIDIEDPSAIAAVAGKPEIVSGTDPSGPTITVDGTDVAGPIRTQEVTSRVSAVSAVPEVRARITELQRSIASDAENGIVVEGRDIGTTVLPDADLKIFLTASPEARAARRSGELKSADVQATREALLKRDAADSSRKTSPLAKADDAVEVDTSDLTLQQVIECVVTLVEEKRAGK; this is encoded by the coding sequence GTGGAACGCGCCACAGTGATCGTTGCCATCGACGGCCCCTCCGGCACGGGCAAGTCGAGCACCTCGAAGGCCGTGGCCGCGCAGCTGGGGCTGAGCTACCTGGACACGGGCGCCCAGTACCGGGCGATCACGTGGTGGATGGTCAACAACGCCATCGACATAGAGGACCCGTCGGCGATCGCCGCCGTGGCCGGGAAGCCGGAGATCGTGTCGGGGACCGACCCGTCCGGGCCGACCATCACCGTCGACGGCACGGATGTCGCCGGGCCGATCCGCACCCAGGAGGTGACCTCCAGGGTCAGCGCGGTGAGCGCCGTACCGGAGGTGCGGGCGCGGATCACCGAGCTGCAGCGTTCCATCGCGTCGGACGCCGAGAACGGCATCGTCGTCGAGGGACGGGACATCGGTACGACCGTGCTGCCGGACGCGGACCTGAAGATCTTCCTCACCGCCTCGCCGGAGGCCCGTGCCGCCCGCCGCAGCGGTGAGCTGAAGAGTGCCGACGTCCAGGCGACCCGCGAGGCCCTCCTCAAGCGGGACGCGGCCGACTCCAGCCGCAAGACCTCGCCGCTCGCCAAGGCGGACGACGCGGTCGAGGTGGACACCTCGGACCTCACCCTCCAGCAGGTCATCGAGTGCGTGGTCACCCTCGTCGAGGAGAAGCGGGCGGGAAAGTGA
- the der gene encoding ribosome biogenesis GTPase Der gives MNDQFPSEHEHGELGDAEYAEFMELAAVEGFDIEDVEGAIEEAGHGPLPVLAVVGRPNVGKSTLVNRIIGRREAVVEDKPGVTRDRVTYEAEWAGRRFKVVDTGGWEQDVLGIDASVAAQAEYAIEAADAVVFVVDAKVGVTDTDEAVVRLLRKAGKPVVLCANKVDGPSGEADATALWSLGIGEPHPVSSLHGRGTGDMLDAVLEALPEAPEQTFGTAVGGPRRIALIGRPNVGKSSLLNKVANEDRVVVNEIAGTTRDPVDELIELGGVTWKFVDTAGIRKRVHLQQGADYYASLRTAAAVEKAEVAVILIDASESISVQDQRIVTMAVEAGRALVIAYNKWDTLDEERRYYLEREIETEFAQVAWAPRVNVSARTGRHMEKLVPAIETALAGWETRVPTGRLNAFLGELVAAHPHPIRGGKQPRILFGTQAGTKPPRFVLFASGFIEAGYRRFIERRLREEFGFDGTPIHISVRVREKRGRKK, from the coding sequence ATGAACGACCAGTTTCCCTCCGAGCACGAGCACGGAGAGCTTGGCGACGCCGAGTACGCGGAGTTCATGGAGCTCGCCGCGGTAGAGGGCTTCGACATCGAGGACGTCGAGGGTGCGATCGAGGAGGCGGGCCACGGCCCGCTGCCCGTCCTCGCCGTCGTCGGCCGCCCGAACGTCGGCAAGTCGACGCTCGTGAACCGGATCATCGGCCGCCGCGAGGCGGTCGTCGAGGACAAGCCCGGCGTCACCCGCGACCGCGTCACCTACGAGGCCGAGTGGGCGGGCCGCCGCTTCAAGGTCGTCGACACCGGCGGCTGGGAGCAGGACGTCCTCGGCATCGACGCCTCCGTCGCCGCCCAGGCCGAGTACGCCATCGAGGCCGCCGACGCGGTCGTGTTCGTCGTCGACGCCAAGGTCGGCGTCACCGACACCGACGAGGCCGTCGTCCGGCTGCTCCGCAAGGCCGGCAAGCCCGTGGTGCTCTGCGCCAACAAGGTCGACGGCCCGAGCGGCGAGGCCGACGCGACCGCTCTGTGGTCCCTCGGCATCGGCGAGCCGCACCCGGTCTCCTCGTTGCACGGCCGCGGCACCGGCGACATGCTGGACGCCGTCCTGGAGGCCCTGCCGGAGGCACCCGAGCAGACCTTCGGCACAGCGGTCGGCGGCCCTCGCCGTATCGCCCTGATCGGCCGCCCGAACGTCGGCAAGTCCTCCCTCCTGAACAAGGTGGCGAACGAGGACCGCGTCGTCGTCAACGAGATCGCGGGCACGACCCGTGACCCGGTCGACGAGCTGATCGAACTCGGCGGTGTCACCTGGAAGTTCGTCGACACGGCGGGCATCCGCAAGCGTGTCCACCTCCAGCAGGGCGCCGACTACTACGCCTCGCTGCGCACCGCTGCCGCCGTCGAGAAGGCGGAGGTGGCCGTCATCCTCATCGACGCCTCCGAGTCCATCTCGGTCCAGGACCAGCGCATCGTGACGATGGCCGTCGAGGCGGGCCGCGCGCTGGTCATCGCGTACAACAAGTGGGACACCCTCGACGAGGAGCGCCGCTACTACCTGGAGCGGGAGATCGAGACCGAGTTCGCCCAGGTCGCCTGGGCGCCCCGGGTCAATGTGTCGGCGCGCACCGGCCGCCACATGGAGAAGCTGGTCCCCGCGATCGAGACGGCGCTCGCCGGCTGGGAGACCCGCGTCCCGACGGGCCGCCTGAACGCCTTCCTCGGTGAACTGGTCGCCGCCCACCCGCACCCGATCCGGGGCGGCAAGCAGCCCCGCATCCTCTTCGGCACCCAGGCGGGCACCAAGCCCCCGCGCTTCGTCCTCTTCGCCTCCGGCTTCATCGAGGCCGGTTACCGCCGTTTCATCGAGCGTCGGCTGCGTGAGGAGTTCGGCTTCGACGGCACCCCGATCCACATCTCGGTACGGGTGCGCGAGAAGCGCGGCAGGAAGAAGTAG
- a CDS encoding ABC transporter ATP-binding protein has translation MTLLSLRHARVRYGPLEALHGLTLAAPGPGLTVLLGRNGSGRTTALRALAGTVPLSGGAVVWDGVDITRTPAYERARRGLVLVPERRAVFGSLTVRENLELAAPDLSYALDAYPWLDPLLPRRAGTLSGGEQRMLALARALSAHARVVLVDEPTQGMSPAVAARTYELLSGLHTCVVVAEQRLPPGLRGTPGALVYELRRGELAFGGEAAELA, from the coding sequence ATGACTCTCCTCTCCCTCCGCCACGCCCGCGTCCGATACGGACCCCTGGAAGCCCTGCACGGCCTCACCCTCGCCGCCCCGGGCCCCGGCCTCACCGTGCTGCTCGGCCGAAACGGCTCCGGACGTACGACCGCGCTGCGGGCCCTCGCCGGAACGGTCCCGCTGTCCGGCGGTGCCGTCGTGTGGGACGGGGTCGACATCACCCGGACGCCCGCGTACGAGCGCGCCCGGCGCGGCCTCGTCCTCGTACCGGAGCGCCGGGCCGTCTTCGGTTCGCTCACCGTGCGCGAGAACCTCGAACTGGCCGCGCCGGACCTCTCGTACGCCCTGGACGCCTATCCGTGGCTCGACCCCCTGCTCCCCCGCCGCGCCGGCACCCTCTCCGGCGGCGAGCAGCGCATGCTCGCCCTCGCCCGCGCCCTGTCGGCCCACGCGCGGGTCGTCCTCGTCGACGAACCCACCCAGGGCATGTCACCCGCGGTCGCGGCCCGGACGTACGAGCTGCTGAGCGGCCTCCACACCTGTGTGGTCGTCGCCGAGCAGCGCCTGCCGCCGGGGCTGCGCGGCACGCCGGGCGCCCTCGTGTACGAACTGCGACGCGGGGAACTGGCGTTCGGCGGCGAGGCGGCGGAACTCGCCTGA
- a CDS encoding lysophospholipid acyltransferase family protein: MRGHPRRGEAGGKVSEASADRAPSARETSARTPSAEAPSLRGAEVGRRIGVGLMYGLWKPRVLGAWRVPATGPVILAVNHSHNIDGPMVMGVAPRPTHFLIKKEAFIGPLDPFLLGIGQVKVDRSTADRTAITQALAVLDNGGVLGIFPEGTRGEGDFASLRAGLSYFAVRGGAPIVPVAVLGSTERRGRLMKGLPPLRSRVDVVFGDPFEAGDGSGRRTRKALDEATVRIQKHLGAHLEHARRLTGRR, translated from the coding sequence GTGCGTGGTCACCCTCGTCGAGGAGAAGCGGGCGGGAAAGTGAGCGAAGCCTCCGCGGACCGGGCCCCGTCGGCCCGGGAAACCTCGGCCCGGACCCCGTCGGCCGAGGCTCCTTCGCTGCGCGGCGCCGAGGTGGGCCGGCGCATCGGCGTCGGCCTGATGTACGGGCTGTGGAAGCCGCGTGTGCTGGGCGCCTGGCGGGTGCCCGCGACCGGCCCGGTGATCCTCGCCGTGAACCACTCCCACAACATCGACGGCCCGATGGTCATGGGCGTGGCACCGCGCCCGACGCACTTCCTGATCAAGAAGGAGGCGTTCATCGGTCCCCTCGACCCCTTCCTGCTCGGCATCGGGCAGGTGAAGGTGGACCGGTCGACGGCCGACCGCACCGCCATCACCCAGGCGCTCGCCGTCCTGGACAACGGAGGCGTGCTCGGAATCTTCCCGGAGGGCACCCGCGGCGAGGGCGACTTCGCCTCGCTGCGTGCCGGACTCTCCTATTTCGCCGTGCGCGGCGGCGCGCCGATCGTCCCGGTGGCCGTACTGGGAAGCACGGAGCGGCGCGGACGGTTGATGAAGGGACTGCCCCCGCTGCGCTCCCGCGTCGACGTCGTCTTCGGCGACCCGTTCGAGGCGGGCGACGGCAGCGGACGGCGTACGCGCAAGGCCCTCGACGAGGCGACCGTGCGCATCCAGAAGCATCTCGGCGCGCACCTGGAGCATGCCCGGCGGCTCACCGGCCGCCGGTAA